From Gouania willdenowi chromosome 18, fGouWil2.1, whole genome shotgun sequence, one genomic window encodes:
- the LOC114480117 gene encoding eukaryotic translation initiation factor 4 gamma 1-like: MSVPKTNMKELNKKEAIGDLLDDFTEPPGFSRSQQGQRKEPRKIIIHSMSLNYDVQLNKAEKAWKPTVKKNSCSRGAEEVVDNDPEVAKTGELFKQLRSILNKLTPQKFPELMKQVSELTIDTEERLKGAIDLISEKAILEPNFSVAYANMCRGLMGLKVPSADKPGKTANFLYLLLNRCQKEFEKDQDDDEIFEKKQKELEAAKDDEERERLRVELENARVIARRRSLGNIKFIGELFKLKMLTEAIMHACVVKLLKNHDEKSLECLCRLLSTIGKDLDFEKAKPQMDEYFNQMNKIIKEKMTSSRIRFMLQDVLDLRKNIWVPRRGDQGPKTIDQIHKEAELEEHQEQIKVHQQLLSKKESSGGGGRMCGGGMGGPGSHTPGGGPNSQPQDDGCGNTVPISKDRPIDTNRLYKIIKSGGMDLNNLVLAPGGKAGCKGVWRSWEKGCSGGTEAKPASADQESGRPATSTLNHFSALQQTSSLLSSSDTDHRDRDHFDRSGHVDGREGSPITKRSFSRESQERGGRSEESAPTPPPSLPKPSLSEEEMEKKSKAIIDEYLHITDLKEALQCVAELNSASMLYVFVRQGLESTLERSTTVREHLGLLLHQLVKVGTLPTEQYYKGLQEILEVTEDMAIDIPYMWLYLAELITPMLHEGGIPMGQLFREISKPLVPLGKAGVLLAQILQLLCKGMTPKKVGDLWIEAGLNWNDFLPEDKDVNKFVTEQKVEFTTGEELGPKEVVKKQLLSGEELSKQLDRLLQDKADNKHIMDWVEANLDEEQAASNHFVRSLMASVCGIAIICEHPYKAIAEQIMVRAELLQKYLNDEEKELQALYALQAMMVHMEEPANLLCMFFDTLYDEDIIKEEAFYKWETSKDPAEQTGRGVVLKSVTAFFTWLREPEEESDKE, from the exons ATGTCTGTGCCAAAGACAAACATGAAGGAACTTAACAAGAAGGAGGCCATTGGGGACCTTCTGGATGACTTCACAGAG CCTCCTGGTTTCAGTCGCTCCCAGCAGGGCCAGCGCAAAGAGCCCAGGAAAATCATCATCCACAGCATGTCTCTAAATTATGACGTGCAACTAAACAAAGCTGAGAAAGCCTGGAAACCTACGGTGAAGAAGAACTCTTGCAGCCGTGGTGCTGAGGAGGTTGTGGATAATGATCCTGAGGTGGCCAAAACTGGGGAGCTGTTCAAGCAATTGCGTAGCATCCTGAACAAGCTCACCCCACAAAAGTTTCCAGAGCTAATGAAGCAGGTGTCTGAACTAACAATAGACACGGAGGAAAGGCTGAAAGGTGCCATTGACCTGATATCTGAGAAGGCCATCTTGGAACCAAACTTCTCTGTGGCCTATGCCAACATGTGCCGCGGCCTAATGGGG TTGAAAGTCCCCAGCGCCGACAAACCAGGTAAAACTGCAAACTTCCTCTATCTCCTACTCAATCGTTGCCAGAAGGAGTTTGAGAAAGACCAGGATGATGATGAGATCTTTGAAAAGAAACAGAAGGAGCTGGAGGCTGCCAAAGAT GATGAGGAGCGTGAACGTCTGCGGGTTGAGCTGGAAAACGCCAGGGTTATTGCCCGCCGCCGCTCACTGGGCAACATCAAGTTCATTGGTGAGCTCTTCAAGCTGAAGATGCTGACCGAGGCCATTATGCATGCCTGTGTAGTTAAACTACTGAAGAACCATGACGAAAAGTCTCTGGAGTGTCTCTGCAGACTTCTCTCCACCATTGGCAAAGACCTGGACTTTGAAAAGGCCAAG CCTCAAATGGACGAGTATTTCAATCAGATGAACAAAATCATCAAGGAAAAGATGACCTCTTCCAGAATCCGCTTTATGCTGCAAGATGTTCTAGACCTCAGAAAG AATATCTGGGTGCCCCGTAGAGGAGACCAAGGTCCCAAAACTATTGACCAGATTCATAAGGAGGCAGAGTTGGAAGAGCATCAAGAACAGATCAAAGTCCACCAGCAGCTCCTGTCAAAGAAGGAAAGCTCTGGAGGAGGTGGTAGAATGTGTGGGGGGGGCATGGGAGGTCCAGGGTCTCATACACCGGGCGGTGGACCAAATAGCCAGCCTCAGGATGATGGATGTGGGAACACGGTGCCCATCTCCAAGGACAGACCCATCGATACCAATCGCCTTTACAAGATCATAAAG TCCGGTGGTATGGACTTAAACAATCTGGTGCTGGCTCCTGGTGGCAAAGCCGGGTGCAAGGGCGTGTGGCGCAGCTGGGAAAAAGGCTGCAGTGGAGGCACTGAAGCTAAACCAGCAAGTGCAGATCAAG aGTCAGGGCGTCCTGCTACCAGCACTCTGAACCACTTCTCAGCCCTTCAGCAGACTTCATCACTGTTGTCTTCATCAGACACTGATCACAGAGACAGGGATCACTTTGACAGATCTGGCCACGTTGATGGACGGGAAGGAAGCCCAATCACCAAGAGAAGCTTCAGCAGGGAGTCCCAGGAGCGTGGTGGCAGAAGTGAGGAGAGCGCTCCCACTCCCCCTCCTTCTCTTCCCAAACCTTCCCTTAGCGAAGAGGAGATGGAGAAGAAGTCCAAAGCCATCATTGATGAATACCTCCACATTACTGACTTGAAG GAGGCGCTGCAGTGCGTGGCAGAGCTCAACAGTGCCTCAAtgctttatgtgtttgtgcGGCAAGGCCTGGAGTCCACACTTGAACGCAGCACAACTGTCAGGGAACACTTGGGCCTGTTGCTGCATCAACTTGTGAAAGTTGGGACGTTACCCACTGAACAATACTACAAAGG GCTCCAGGAGATCTTGGAGGTAACAGAAGACATGGCCATTGATATACCTTACATGTGGCTGTACCTGGCTGAACTCATCACCCCTATGCTCCATGAAGGAGGCATCCCTATGGGACAGCTCTTCAG GGAGATCTCAAAGCCTCTGGTGCCTCTGGGAAAGGCTGGCGTGCTGCTGGCACAGATCCTCCAGCTGCTGTGCAAAGGAATG ACTCCCAAGAAAGTTGGGGATCTGTGGATTGAAGCTGGCCTGAATTGGAATGACTTTCTTCCTGAGGACAAAGATGTGAACAAGTTTGTCACTGAGCAG AAAGTGGAGTTCACCACAGGAGAGGAGCTGGGGCCAAAGGAAGTGGTGAAGAAGCAGCTCCTCAGTGGAGAAGAACTCAGCAAACAGCTGGACAGACTGCTTCAAGACAAGGCTGATAACAAGCACATCATGGACTGGGTTGAG GCTAATTTGGATGAGGAGCAGGCTGCTTCTAATCACTTTGTACGATCACTGATGGCCTCAGTGTGTGGGATCGCTATCATAT GTGAACACCCGTACAAGGCCATTGCTGAGCAGATCATGGTAAGAGCCGAGCTGCTGCAGAAATACCTGAATGACGAGGAGAAGGAGCTGCAGGCTCTGTATGCCCTGCAGGCCATGATGGTACACATGGAGGAGCCTGCTA ATCTGCTGTGTATGTTCTTCGACACCTTGTACGATGAGGACATTATTAAAGAGGAGGCCTTCTACAAGTGGGAGACGAGTAAAGACCCTGCGGAGCAAACAGGAAGAGGTGTCGTGTTGAAGTCGGTCACAGCTTTCTTCACCTGGCTCCGTGAGCCTGAGGAGGAGTCTGACAAGGAATAA
- the LOC114480116 gene encoding eukaryotic translation initiation factor 4 gamma 1-like — translation MSVPKKNMKELNKKEAIGDLLDDFTEPPGFSRSQQGQRKEPRKIIIHSMSLNYDVQLNKAEKAWKPTVKKNSCSRGAEEVVDNDPEVAKTGELFKQLRSILNKLTPQKFPELMKQVSELTIDTEERLKGAIDLISEKAILEPNFSVAYANMCRGLMGLKVPSADKPGKTANFLYLLLNRCQKEFEKDQDDDEIFEKKQKELEAAKDDEERERLRVELENARVIARRRSLGNIKFVGELFKLKMLTEAIMHACVVKLLKNHDDKSLECLCRLLSTIGKDLDFEKAKPQMDEYFNQMNKIIKEKMTSSRIRFMLQDVLDLRKNIWVPRRGDQGPKTIDQIHKEAELEEHQEQIKVHQQLLSKKESSGGGGRMCGGGMGGPGSHTPGGGPNSQPQDDGCGNTVPISKDRPIDTNRLYKIIKSGGMDLNNLVLAPGGKAGCKGVWRSWEKGCSGGTEAKPASADQESGRPATSTLNHFSALQQTSSLLSSSDTDHRDRDHFDRSGHVDGREENPITKRSFSRESQERGGRSEESAPTPPPSLPKPSLSEEEMEKKSKAIIDEYLHITDLKEALQCVAELNSASMLYVFVRQGLESTLERSTTVREHLGLLLHQLVKVGTLPTEQYYKGLHEILEVTEDMAIDIPYMWLYLAELITPMLHEGGIPMGQLFREISKPLVPLGKAGVLLAQILQLLCKGMTPKKVGDLWIEAGLNWNDFLPEDKDVNKFVTEQKVEFTTGEELGPKEVVKKQLLSGEELSKQLDRLLQDKADNKHIMDWVEANLDEEQAASNHFVRSLMASVCGIAIICEHPYKAIAEQIMVRAELLQKYLNDEEKELQALYALQAMMVHMEEPANLLCMFFDTLYDEDIIKEEAFYKWETSKDPAEQTGRGVVLKSVTAFFTWLREPEEESDKE, via the exons ATGTCTGTgccaaagaaaaacatgaaggaACTTAACAAGAAGGAGGCCATTGGGGACCTTCTGGATGACTTCACAGAG CCTCCTGGTTTCAGTCGCTCCCAGCAGGGCCAGCGCAAAGAGCCCAGGAAAATCATCATCCACAGCATGTCTCTAAATTATGACGTGCAACTAAACAAAGCTGAGAAAGCCTGGAAACCTACGGTGAAGAAGAACTCTTGCAGCCGTGGTGCTGAGGAGGTTGTGGATAATGATCCTGAGGTGGCCAAAACTGGGGAGCTGTTCAAGCAATTGCGTAGCATCCTGAACAAGCTCACCCCACAAAAGTTTCCAGAGCTAATGAAGCAGGTGTCTGAACTAACAATAGACACGGAGGAAAGGCTGAAAGGTGCCATTGACCTGATATCTGAGAAGGCCATCTTGGAACCAAACTTCTCTGTGGCCTATGCCAACATGTGCCGCGGCCTAATGGGG TTGAAAGTCCCCAGCGCCGACAAACCAGGTAAAACTGCAAACTTCCTCTATCTCCTACTCAATCGTTGCCAGAAGGAGTTTGAGAAAGACCAGGATGATGATGAGATCTTTGAAAAGAAACAGAAGGAGCTGGAGGCTGCCAAAGAT GATGAGGAGCGTGAACGTCTGCGGGTTGAGCTGGAAAACGCCAGGGTTATTGCCCGCCGCCGCTCACTGGGCAACATCAAGTTTGTTGGTGAGCTCTTCAAGCTGAAGATGCTGACCGAGGCCATTATGCATGCCTGTGTAGTTAAACTACTGAAGAACCATGACGACAAGTCTCTGGAGTGTCTCTGCAGACTTCTCTCCACCATTGGCAAAGACCTGGACTTTGAAAAGGCCAAG CCTCAAATGGACGAGTATTTCAATCAGATGAACAAAATCATCAAGGAAAAGATGACCTCTTCCAGAATCCGCTTTATGCTGCAAGATGTTCTAGACCTCAGAAAG AATATCTGGGTGCCCCGTAGAGGAGACCAAGGTCCCAAGACTATTGACCAGATTCATAAGGAGGCAGAGTTGGAAGAGCATCAAGAACAGATCAAAGTCCACCAGCAGCTCCTGTCAAAGAAGGAAAGCTCTGGAGGAGGTGGTAGAATGTGTGGGGGGGGCATGGGAGGTCCAGGGTCTCATACACCGGGCGGTGGACCAAATAGCCAGCCTCAGGATGATGGATGTGGGAACACGGTGCCCATCTCCAAGGACAGACCCATCGATACCAATCGCCTTTACAAGATCATAAAG TCCGGTGGTATGGACTTAAACAATCTGGTGCTGGCTCCTGGTGGCAAAGCCGGGTGCAAGGGCGTGTGGCGCAGCTGGGAAAAAGGCTGCAGTGGAGGCACTGAAGCTAAACCAGCAAGTGCAGATCAAG aGTCAGGGCGTCCTGCTACCAGCACTCTGAACCACTTCTCAGCCCTTCAGCAGACTTCATCACTGTTGTCTTCATCAGACACTGATCACAGAGACAGGGATCACTTTGACAGATCTGGCCACGTTGATGGACGGGAAGAAAACCCAATCACCAAGAGAAGCTTCAGCAGGGAGTCCCAGGAGCGTGGTGGCAGAAGTGAGGAGAGCGCTCCCACTCCCCCTCCTTCTCTTCCCAAACCTTCCCTTAGCGAAGAGGAGATGGAGAAGAAGTCCAAAGCCATCATTGATGAATACCTCCACATTACTGACTTGAAG GAGGCGCTGCAGTGCGTGGCAGAGCTCAACAGTGCCTCAAtgctttatgtgtttgtgcGGCAAGGCCTGGAGTCCACACTTGAACGCAGCACAACTGTCAGGGAACACTTGGGCCTGTTGCTGCATCAACTTGTGAAAGTTGGGACGTTACCCACTGAACAATACTACAAAGG GCTCCATGAGATCTTGGAGGTAACAGAAGACATGGCCATTGATATACCTTACATGTGGCTGTACCTGGCTGAACTCATCACCCCTATGCTCCATGAAGGAGGCATCCCTATGGGACAGCTCTTCAG GGAGATCTCAAAGCCTCTGGTGCCTCTGGGAAAGGCTGGCGTGCTGCTGGCACAGATCCTCCAGCTGCTGTGCAAAGGAATG ACTCCCAAGAAAGTTGGGGATCTGTGGATTGAAGCTGGCCTGAATTGGAATGACTTTCTTCCTGAGGACAAAGATGTGAACAAGTTTGTCACTGAGCAG AAAGTGGAGTTCACCACAGGAGAGGAGCTGGGGCCAAAGGAAGTGGTGAAGAAGCAGCTCCTCAGTGGAGAAGAACTCAGCAAACAGCTGGACAGACTGCTTCAAGACAAGGCTGATAACAAGCACATCATGGACTGGGTTGAG GCTAATTTGGATGAGGAGCAGGCTGCTTCTAATCACTTTGTACGATCACTGATGGCCTCAGTGTGTGGGATCGCTATCATAT GTGAACACCCGTACAAGGCCATTGCTGAGCAGATCATGGTAAGAGCCGAGCTGCTGCAGAAATACCTGAATGACGAGGAGAAGGAGCTGCAGGCTCTGTATGCCCTGCAGGCCATGATGGTACACATGGAGGAGCCTGCTA ATCTGCTGTGTATGTTCTTCGACACCTTGTACGATGAGGACATTATTAAAGAGGAGGCCTTCTACAAGTGGGAGACGAGTAAAGACCCTGCGGAGCAAACAGGAAGAGGTGTCGTGTTGAAGTCGGTCACAGCTTTCTTCACCTGGCTCCGTGAGCCTGAGGAGGAGTCTGACAAGGAATAA
- the LOC114480118 gene encoding eukaryotic translation initiation factor 4 gamma 1-like: protein MSVPKKNMKELNKKEAIGDLLDDFTEPPGFSRSQQGQRKEPRKIIIHSMSLNYDVQLNKAEKAWKPTVKKNSCSRGAEEVVDNDPEVAKTGELFKQMRSILNKLTPQKFPELMKQVSELTIDTEERLKGAIDLISEKAILEPNFSVAYANMCRGLMGLKVPSADKPGKTANFLYLLLNRCQKEFEKDQDDDEIFEKKQKELEAAKDDEERERLRVELENARVIARRRSLGNIKFVGELFKLKMLTEAIMHACVVKLLKNHDEKSLECLCRLLSTIGKDLEFEKAKPQMDEYFNQMNKIIKEKMTSSRIHFMLQDVLDLRKNIWVPRRGDQGPKTIDQIHKEAELEEHQEQIKVHQQLLSKKESSGGGGRMCGGGMGGPGSHTPGGGPNSQPQDDGCGNTVPISKDRPIDTNRLYKIIKSGGMDLNNLVLAPGGKAGCKGVWRSWEKGCSGGTEAKPASADQESGRPATSTLNHFSALQQTSSLLSSSDTDHRDRDHFDRSGHVDGREGSPITKRSFSRESQERGGRSEESAPTPPPSLPKPSLSEEEMEKKSKAIIDEYLHITDLKEALQCVAELNSASMLYVFVRQGLESTLERSTTVREHLGLLLHQLVKVGTLPTEQYYKGLQEILEVTEDMAIDIPYMWLYLAELITPMLHEGGIPMGQLFREISKPLVPLGKAGVLLAQILQLLCKGMTPKKVGDLWIEAGLNWNDFLPEDKDVNKFVTEQKVEFTTGEELGPKEVVKKQLLSGEELSKQLDRLLQDKADNKHIMDWVEANLDEEQAASNHFVRSLMASVCGIAIICEHPYKAIAEQIMVRAELLQKYLNDEEKELQALYALQAMMVHMEEPANLLCMFFDTLYDEDIIKEEAFYKWETSKDPAEQTGRGVVLKSVTAFFTWLREPEEESDKE from the exons ATGTCTGTgccaaagaaaaacatgaaggaACTTAACAAGAAGGAGGCCATTGGGGACCTTCTGGATGACTTCACAGAG CCTCCTGGTTTCAGTCGCTCCCAGCAGGGCCAGCGCAAAGAGCCCAGGAAAATCATCATCCACAGCATGTCTCTAAATTATGACGTGCAACTAAACAAAGCTGAGAAAGCCTGGAAACCTACGGTGAAGAAGAACTCTTGCAGCCGTGGTGCTGAGGAGGTTGTGGATAATGATCCTGAGGTGGCCAAAACTGGGGAGCTGTTCAAGCAAATGCGTAGCATCCTGAACAAGCTCACCCCACAAAAGTTTCCAGAGCTAATGAAGCAGGTGTCTGAACTAACAATAGACACGGAGGAAAGGCTGAAAGGTGCCATTGACCTGATATCTGAGAAGGCCATCTTGGAACCAAACTTCTCTGTGGCCTATGCCAACATGTGCCGCGGCCTAATGGGG TTGAAAGTCCCCAGTGCCGACAAACCAGGTAAAACTGCAAACTTCCTCTATCTCCTACTCAATCGTTGCCAGAAGGAGTTTGAGAAAGACCAGGATGATGATGAGATCTTTGAAAAGAAACAGAAGGAGCTAGAGGCTGCCAAAGAT GATGAGGAGCGTGAACGTCTGCGGGTTGAGCTGGAAAACGCCAGGGTTATTGCCCGCCGCCGCTCACTGGGCAACATCAAGTTTGTTGGTGAGCTCTTCAAGCTGAAGATGCTGACCGAGGCCATTATGCATGCCTGTGTAGTTAAACTACTGAAGAACCATGACGAAAAGTCTCTGGAGTGTCTCTGCAGACTTCTCTCCACCATTGGCAAAGACCTGGAGTTTGAAAAGGCCAAG CCTCAAATGGACGAGTATTTCAATCAGATGAACAAAATCATCAAGGAAAAGATGACCTCTTCCAGAATCCACTTTATGCTGCAAGATGTTCTAGACCTCAGAAAG AATATCTGGGTGCCCCGTAGAGGAGACCAAGGTCCCAAAACTATTGACCAGATTCATAAGGAGGCAGAGTTGGAAGAGCATCAAGAACAGATCAAAGTCCACCAGCAGCTCCTGTCAAAGAAGGAAAGCTCTGGAGGAGGTGGTAGAATGTGTGGGGGGGGCATGGGAGGTCCAGGGTCTCATACACCGGGCGGTGGACCAAATAGCCAGCCTCAGGATGATGGATGTGGGAACACGGTGCCCATCTCCAAGGACAGACCCATCGATACCAATCGCCTTTACAAGATCATAAAG TCCGGTGGTATGGACTTAAACAATCTGGTGCTGGCTCCTGGTGGCAAAGCCGGGTGCAAGGGCGTGTGGCGCAGCTGGGAAAAAGGCTGCAGTGGAGGCACTGAAGCTAAACCAGCAAGTGCAGATCAAG AGTCAGGGCGTCCTGCTACCAGCACTCTGAACCACTTCTCAGCCCTTCAGCAGACTTCATCACTGTTGTCTTCATCAGACACTGATCACAGAGACAGGGATCACTTTGACAGATCTGGCCACGTTGATGGACGGGAAGGAAGCCCAATCACCAAGAGAAGCTTCAGCAGGGAGTCCCAGGAGCGTGGTGGCAGAAGTGAGGAGAGCGCTCCCACTCCCCCTCCTTCTCTTCCCAAACCTTCCCTTAGCGAAGAGGAGATGGAGAAGAAGTCCAAAGCCATCATTGATGAATACCTCCACATTACTGACTTGAAG GAGGCGCTGCAGTGCGTGGCAGAGCTCAACAGTGCCTCAAtgctttatgtgtttgtgcGACAAGGCCTGGAGTCCACACTTGAACGCAGCACAACTGTCAGGGAACACTTGGGCCTGTTGCTGCATCAACTTGTGAAAGTTGGGACGTTACCCACTGAACAATACTACAAAGG GCTCCAGGAGATCTTGGAGGTAACAGAAGACATGGCCATTGATATACCTTACATGTGGCTGTACCTGGCTGAACTCATCACCCCTATGCTCCATGAAGGAGGCATCCCTATGGGACAGCTCTTCAG GGAGATCTCAAAGCCTCTGGTGCCTCTGGGAAAGGCTGGCGTGCTGCTGGCACAGATCCTCCAGCTGCTGTGCAAAGGAATG ACTCCCAAGAAAGTTGGGGATCTGTGGATTGAAGCTGGCCTGAATTGGAATGACTTTCTTCCTGAGGACAAAGATGTGAACAAGTTTGTCACTGAGCAG AAAGTGGAGTTCACCACAGGAGAGGAGCTGGGGCCAAAGGAAGTGGTGAAGAAGCAGCTCCTCAGTGGAGAAGAACTCAGCAAACAGCTGGACAGACTGCTTCAAGACAAGGCTGATAACAAGCACATCATGGACTGGGTTGAG GCTAATTTGGATGAGGAGCAGGCTGCTTCTAATCACTTTGTACGATCACTGATGGCCTCAGTGTGTGGGATCGCTATCATAT GTGAACACCCGTACAAGGCCATTGCTGAGCAGATCATGGTAAGAGCCGAGCTGCTGCAGAAATACCTGAATGACGAGGAGAAGGAGCTGCAGGCTCTGTATGCCCTGCAGGCCATGATGGTACACATGGAGGAGCCTGCTA ATCTGCTGTGTATGTTCTTCGACACCTTGTACGATGAGGACATTATTAAAGAGGAGGCCTTCTACAAGTGGGAGACGAGTAAAGACCCTGCGGAGCAAACAGGAAGAGGTGTCGTGTTGAAGTCGGTCACAGCTTTCTTCACCTGGCTCCGTGAGCCTGAGGAGGAGTCTGACAAGGAATAA